Proteins from one Mercurialis annua linkage group LG7, ddMerAnnu1.2, whole genome shotgun sequence genomic window:
- the LOC126656296 gene encoding transcriptional elongation regulator MINIYO isoform X1: MERKRIHNNIGNQRNDPNSSTSTRNIFGGNTVQVSGDGSSLLIGSVIEKGISENQLSFGPTPPPNSTVLPFPVARHRSHGPHWGPMSSKTVAYNSNGNGEDGEDTDSTEFDRISAFAKPVERKQKKGLNLSQWRNVISSDTSVEVDKMEVNRQQFRKSGKHLKDVQPVDNIGKSIIACDSSLVDKTPVELDVTPPHKIGESILSDMEIYNSHQQRHIQDSTESMYDTGGPKTHVEKMVKTYPALRDTLKKREQTSSTVVSTSNLNNITNEHGTISIKSEIDAENRARLKGMSPEEIIEAQEEITQKMNPALVNLLKKRGQEKLKQKQLPSSDEIMSGELSDALGESQSIKNTNVSLHARNDSADMMAVNTSTDTKTGQDDDLGPGKGSLWNKWSERVEAVRNMRFSLEGSVIADESATGDISGDNNDSTVNVSERDFLRTDGDPAAVGYSIKEAIELTRSVIPGQRALALHLLASILDNAIHNIQQNQVGCTMRSSNLIDKLVDWEAIWAYALGPEPELVLSLRLCLDDNHRSVVLSCARVIQCALSCDLNESFFNISEKLPTYTGDIFTGPVFRRKPEIDGRFLHGGFWKYSAKPSNILTFSENVNEDETEGEHTIQDDIVIASQDFTAGLVRMGILPRLRYLLEGDHNAALHESVVSILVAIARHSPTCANAVMKCQGLVHAVVHKFTMGDTTEINFYKIKSVTLIKVLFQADKKNCIEFMNNESFQALTQNLFRYTSSLDHWMEHGKESCKLSSALIVEQLRLWRSCINYGFCISYFSDIFPALCLWLNPPTFKKLKENNVLCEFVSISREAYLVLEALARKLPSLHLQEEQYNQIVHCASHLQENWSWSFVTPIVDLALKWIALKNDPCFAKYIEGKKGTGSCYTAQDLSNSSLLWVFSAVMHMLSTLLEKVKPAETMMAEGYDEHVPWLPEFVPKIGLEIVKNQIFSTSRREEPEHFYEDGAFVEDLCFLRKQNDDESSLAAVYCLHGLLRAITTIDDLIRSARSAISNPPSPGYSFSREEKILGNGILKSYLVDWRYVLNVFMKLIESQWHLLQSIETFKRGGPAPGVGVGWGASGGGFWSVPVLLAQADSRLLIDMVEIFQMMYSTEFPTDEEMASAMHMLNSILEACLTFGPRDGVVMDKALHCLLQVPVFRYFSLCTQHFIKVNKKMKPFSWEYEEEDYLLYSTILASHFKKRWLSAKQKLKVKDENNTSRNKSFRKGGVSLETIHEEFETSTSISSQEWAHQRLPLPAHWYFSPILGINDHIEVAKGGLFFILAMEVMSTFVSSNIDSPVSSIPLVWKFHSLSVALLACMDVLDDKKSRDVYEALQDIYGQLLDKARFARDEHVNLLLDKSVVEVLRFQSEIHESYSTFFETLVEQFSAVSYGDVIFGRQVSIYLHRSTEAPVRLHAWNALSNASVLEILPPVDQCIGEGDGYLEPIEDNEDILEAYVKSWVSGALDRSFVRGSMAFILVLHHLSSFIFLVCHDKMSVRNKLVKSLLRDCSQKQKHKQAMMMELVEYSKGCTSEMPLQSSDIGKRFEILAEACERDSFLLTQVENLKSDFVKKHNVVT, from the exons ATGGAGAGGAAGAGGATTCATAATAATATTGGTAACCAAAGAAACGACCCGAACTCTTCCACTTCAACCCGTAACATCTTTGGAGGCAATACAGTACAAGTAAGTGGAGATGGTTCTTCACTCTTAATCGGTAGCGTTATTGAAAAGGGTATCTCCGAAAATCAACTGAGCTTCGGTCCTACTCCTCCGCCTAATTCCACCGTTTTACCCTTCCCTGTGGCTCGTCATCGCTCTCATGGACCC CACTGGGGTCCAATGAGTAGTAAAACCGTTGCGTACAATAGTAATGGAAATGGTGAGGACGGTGAGGATACTGATTCAACTGAATTTGATCGAATATCTGCATTTGCCAAGCCAGTTGAGAGGAAGCAGAAAAAAGGTTTGAACCTTAGCCAGTGGAGAAATGTAATTTCGAGCGATACTTCCGTTGAGGTTGATAAGATGGAAGTTAATAGGCAACAGTTTAGGAAGTCAGGGAAGCATCTAAAAGACGTACAGCCAGTTGATAACATTGGCAAGAGTATTATCGCTTGTGATTCCTCTCTAGTTGATAAGACACCAGTGGAACTGGATGTAACACCTCCGCATAAAATCGGGGAGTCCATATTGAGTGATATGGAGATATATAATTCACATCAACAACGGCATATTCAGGATTCTACTGAAAGCATGTATGATACTGGTGGTCCTAAAACACATGTAGAAAAGATGGTGAAGACTTATCCTGCATTAAGGGATACGCTGAAAAAGCGCGAGCAGACATCTTCAACTGTTGTTTCTACTTCAAATTTGAACAATATTACAAATGAACATGGAACTATCTCCATCAAGAGTGAGATTGATGCTGAAAATCGAGCACGGTTGAAGGGTATGTCACCTGAAGAGATCATAGAGGCACAGGAGGAAATAACGCAGAAGATGAACCCTGCATTGGTAAACTTACTGAAAAAACGAGGTCAAGAAAAATTAAAGCAGAAACAACTTCCGAGTTCAGATGAAATTATGAGTGGTGAACTCAGTGATGCTCTTGGTGAGAGTCAATCTATCAAAAACACAAATGTCTCTCTTCATGCAAGGAATGACAGTGCTGATATGATGGCAGTTAATACCTCAACAGATACAAAGACCGGCCAAGATGATGATCTTGGCCCAGGCAAAGGTAGTTTGTGGAATAAGTGGAGTGAGAGAGTTGAGGCTGTTAGGAACATGAGGTTTTCTTTGGAGGGTAGTGTTATTGCAGACGAATCAGCGACTG GTGATATAAGTGGTGACAATAATGACAGTACTGTTAATGTCTCTGAACGCGATTTTTTGCGGACTGATGGTGACCCTGCTGCTGTGGGATACTCAATCAAAGAAGCTATAGAGCTCACCAGAAGTGTT ATTCCGGGACAACGGGCCCTTGCATTGCATCTTCTTGCCTCTATACTTGATAACGCAATACACAACATTCAGCAAAATCAAGTTGGGTGCACTATGAGAAGTTCTAACTTAATTGACAAACTGGTAGACTGGGAGGCTATTTGGGCTTATGCACTTGGCCCAGAACCGGAACTTGTTTTATCATTGAG GCTGTGTCTTGATGATAACCATAGATCAGTTGTTTTATCTTGTGCAAGAGTTATACAGTGTGCACTGAGTTGTGATTTGAATGAAAGTTTCTTTAATATTTCAGAG AAATTACCGACATATACCGGTGATATCTTTACCGGCCCTGTATTTCGAAGGAAACCAGAAATTGACGGCCGGTTCCTCCATGGTGGCTTTTGGAAGTACAGCGCTAAACCTTCTAACATTTTGACTTTCAGCGAAAATGTCAATGAAGATGAGACTGAAGGGGAACATACAATTCAGGACGATATTGTAATTGCCAGTCAAGATTTTACTGCTGGTTTAGTCAGGATGGGAATCCTTCCTAGGCTGCGGTATCTTCTAGAG GGTGATCATAATGCAGCCTTACACGAAAGCGTAGTTTCAATACTTGTTGCAATAGCTAGGCATTCCCCAACTTGTGCGAATGCAGTTATGAAGTGCCAAGGACTTGTCCATGCAGTTGTCCACAAATTTACTATGGGAGATACAacagaaattaatttttacaagATAAAATCTGTTACTCTTATAAAG GTACTGTTTCAAGCTGACAAGAAAAATTGCATTGAGTTCATGAACAATGAGTCCTTTCAGGCTTTGACTCAGAATCTGTTCCGATACACTTCCTCCCTTGATCACTGGATGGAGCATGGGAAGGAAAGTTGTAAACTGTCATCTGCTTTAATTGTTGAACAACTACGTCTTTGGAGGAGCTGCATCAATTATGGGTTTTGTATATCATACTTTTCAGATATCTTTCCTGCCTTGTGCTTGTGGTTGAATCCACCTACATTCAAAAAACTCAAGGAGAATAATGTTCTATGTGAGTTTGTTTCTATCTCTCGAGAGGCATATCTTGTGCTGGAGGCCTTGGCTAGAAAGCTTCCAAGTCTCCATTTACAGGAGGAACAGTACAATCAAATCGTACATTGTGCTAGTCATTTACAGGAAAACTGGTCTTGGAGTTTCGTTACCCCCATAGTCGATTTAGCTTTAAAGTGGATAGCACTAAAGAATGATCCATGCTTTGCTAAATACATTGAGGGGAAAAAAGGTACGGGGAGCTGCTACACTGCCCAAGATTTATCTAATAGTTCATTGTTGTGGGTGTTTTCAGCTGTCATGCATATGCTGTCAACATTGCTTGAAAAAGTGAAGCCAGCGGAGACCATGATGGCAGAAGGATATGACGAGCATGTACCATGGTTGCCCGAGTTTGTTCCTAAGATTGGActtgaaattgttaaaaaccagATCTTCAGCACCAGTCGTAGAGAAGAACCAGAACATTTCTATGAAGATGGTGCTTTTGTTGAGGATTTGTGTTTTTTGAGAAAGCAAAATGACGACGAATCTTCATTAGCTGCTGTATACTGCCTTCATGGTCTTCTTAGGGCTATAACTACAATTGATGACTTGATCAGATCGGCTAGAAGTGCAATCAGTAACCCTCCATCGCCAGGATATAGTTTCTCAAGAGAAGAGAAAATACTTGGCAATGGGATACTAAAAAGTTATCTTGTTGACTGGAGATACGTGCTCAATGTTTTCATGAAGTTGATAGAATCACAGTGGCATCTTCTGCAGTCCATTGAAACTTTTAAAAGAGGAGGACCTGCTCCAGGGGTTGGAGTTGGCTGGGGTGCTTCCGGTGGAGGATTTTGGTCGGTGCCTGTTTTGCTGGCTCAAGCAGATTCACGATTACTAATTGACATGGTTGAAATCTTCCAAATGATGTATAGCACAGAATTTCCAACAGATGAAGAGATGGCTTCTGCAATGCACATGCTTAACTCTATCTTAGAAGCATGTTTAACTTTTGGACCAAGGGATGGGGTTGTGATGGATAAAGCGTTACACTGTTTGCTTCAAGTCCCCGTTTTTAGGTATTTCAGTCTCTGTACCCAACATTTTATCAAAGTAAATAAGAAGATGAAACCATTTAGCTGGGAATATGAAGAAGAGGACTACTTGTTATACAGTACAATTTTGGCTTCTCACTTTAAAAAAAGATGGCTATCTGCCAAGCAAAAATTGAAAGTTAAGGATGAAAATAATACTTCTcggaacaaaagttttagaaaaGGCGGTGTTTCTCTGGAGACTATACACGAGGAATTTGAAACGTCAACAAGTATTAGCAGTCAAGAGTGGGCCCACCAGAGATTGCCGCTTCCTGCGCACTGGTATTTTAGTCCAATCTTAGGAATCAATGACCATATCGAAGTTGCTAAAGGGGGATTATTCTTTATATTAGCAATGGAAGTCATGTCGACATTCGTATCAAGTAATATCGACTCTCCCGTTTCCAGCATTCCTTTGGTATGGAAATTTCACTCATTATCAGTCGCATTACTTGCTTGTATGGATGTGCTTGACGATAAAAAGAGTAGGGATGTTTATGAAGCCTTGCAAGATATTTATGGTCAGCTTCTTGATAAAGCAAGATTTGCCAGGGACGAACATGTGAATTTATTATTGGATAAATCTGTTGTGGAGGTTTTGAGGTTTCAATCTGAGATCCATGAGAGCTATTCTACTTTTTTTGAGACACTTGTGGAGCAATTTTCCGCTGTATCTTATGGTGATGTAATTTTTGGTCGCCAAGTTTCCATATATTTACACCGTTCCACTGAAGCACCTGTTAGACTTCATGCGTGGAATGCACTATCCAATGCTTCTGTTCTTGAAATTCTTCCGCCGGTGGACCAATGCATTGGCGAGGGAGATGGGTATCTCGAACCTATTGAG GATAATGAAGACATTTTAGAAGCTTATGTGAAGTCTTGGGTTTCTGGCGCTCTGGACAGATCCTTTGTGCGAGGATCAATGGCATTCATTCTAGTTTTGCACCACCTTTCATCTTTCATCTTCCTTGTGTGTCATGATAAGATGTCAGTGAGAAATAAGCTTGTAAAGTCTCTACTGCGAGATTGCTCCCAGAAGCAAAAACACAAG CAGGCAATGATGATGGAACTTGTAGAGTATAGTAAGGGATGCACATCTGAAATGCCCTTGCAGAGCAGCGATATCGGCAAAAGGTTTGAAATACTTGCCGAAGCTTGCGAGCGAGATTCGTTCCTTTTAACTCAAGTGGAGAATTTAAAGTCCGATTTTGTAAAGAAACACAATGTTGTGACATAA
- the LOC126656296 gene encoding transcriptional elongation regulator MINIYO isoform X2 — protein sequence MERKRIHNNIGNQRNDPNSSTSTRNIFGGNTVQVSGDGSSLLIGSVIEKGISENQLSFGPTPPPNSTVLPFPVARHRSHGPHWGPMSSKTVAYNSNGNGEDGEDTDSTEFDRISAFAKPVERKQKKGLNLSQWRNVISSDTSVEVDKMEVNRQQFRKSGKHLKDVQPVDNIGKSIIACDSSLVDKTPVELDVTPPHKIGESILSDMEIYNSHQQRHIQDSTESMYDTGGPKTHVEKMVKTYPALRDTLKKREQTSSTVVSTSNLNNITNEHGTISIKSEIDAENRARLKGMSPEEIIEAQEEITQKMNPALVNLLKKRGQEKLKQKQLPSSDEIMSGELSDALGESQSIKNTNVSLHARNDSADMMAVNTSTDTKTGQDDDLGPGKGSLWNKWSERVEAVRNMRFSLEGSVIADESATGDISGDNNDSTVNVSERDFLRTDGDPAAVGYSIKEAIELTRSVIPGQRALALHLLASILDNAIHNIQQNQVGCTMRSSNLIDKLVDWEAIWAYALGPEPELVLSLRLCLDDNHRSVVLSCARVIQCALSCDLNESFFNISEKLPTYTGDIFTGPVFRRKPEIDGRFLHGGFWKYSAKPSNILTFSENVNEDETEGEHTIQDDIVIASQDFTAGLVRMGILPRLRYLLEGDHNAALHESVVSILVAIARHSPTCANAVMKCQGLVHAVVHKFTMGDTTEINFYKIKSVTLIKVLFQADKKNCIEFMNNESFQALTQNLFRYTSSLDHWMEHGKESCKLSSALIVEQLRLWRSCINYGFCISYFSDIFPALCLWLNPPTFKKLKENNVLCEFVSISREAYLVLEALARKLPSLHLQEEQYNQIVHCASHLQENWSWSFVTPIVDLALKWIALKNDPCFAKYIEGKKGTGSCYTAQDLSNSSLLWVFSAVMHMLSTLLEKVKPAETMMAEGYDEHVPWLPEFVPKIGLEIVKNQIFSTSRREEPEHFYEDGAFVEDLCFLRKQNDDESSLAAVYCLHGLLRAITTIDDLIRSARSAISNPPSPGYSFSREEKILGNGILKSYLVDWRYVLNVFMKLIESQWHLLQSIETFKRGGPAPGVGVGWGASGGGFWSVPVLLAQADSRLLIDMVEIFQMMYSTEFPTDEEMASAMHMLNSILEACLTFGPRDGVVMDKALHCLLQVPVFRYFSLCTQHFIKVNKKMKPFSWEYEEEDYLLYSTILASHFKKRWLSAKQKLKVKDENNTSRNKSFRKGGVSLETIHEEFETSTSISSQEWAHQRLPLPAHWYFSPILGINDHIEVAKGGLFFILAMEVMSTFVSSNIDSPVSSIPLVWKFHSLSVALLACMDVLDDKKSRDVYEALQDIYGQLLDKARFARDEHVNLLLDKSVVEVLRFQSEIHESYSTFFETLVEQFSAVSYGDVIFGRQVSIYLHRSTEAPVRLHAWNALSNASVLEILPPVDQCIGEGDGYLEPIEDNEDILEAYVKSWVSGALDRSFVRGSMAFILVLHHLSSFIFLVCHDKMSVRNKLVKSLLRDCSQKQKHKAMMMELVEYSKGCTSEMPLQSSDIGKRFEILAEACERDSFLLTQVENLKSDFVKKHNVVT from the exons ATGGAGAGGAAGAGGATTCATAATAATATTGGTAACCAAAGAAACGACCCGAACTCTTCCACTTCAACCCGTAACATCTTTGGAGGCAATACAGTACAAGTAAGTGGAGATGGTTCTTCACTCTTAATCGGTAGCGTTATTGAAAAGGGTATCTCCGAAAATCAACTGAGCTTCGGTCCTACTCCTCCGCCTAATTCCACCGTTTTACCCTTCCCTGTGGCTCGTCATCGCTCTCATGGACCC CACTGGGGTCCAATGAGTAGTAAAACCGTTGCGTACAATAGTAATGGAAATGGTGAGGACGGTGAGGATACTGATTCAACTGAATTTGATCGAATATCTGCATTTGCCAAGCCAGTTGAGAGGAAGCAGAAAAAAGGTTTGAACCTTAGCCAGTGGAGAAATGTAATTTCGAGCGATACTTCCGTTGAGGTTGATAAGATGGAAGTTAATAGGCAACAGTTTAGGAAGTCAGGGAAGCATCTAAAAGACGTACAGCCAGTTGATAACATTGGCAAGAGTATTATCGCTTGTGATTCCTCTCTAGTTGATAAGACACCAGTGGAACTGGATGTAACACCTCCGCATAAAATCGGGGAGTCCATATTGAGTGATATGGAGATATATAATTCACATCAACAACGGCATATTCAGGATTCTACTGAAAGCATGTATGATACTGGTGGTCCTAAAACACATGTAGAAAAGATGGTGAAGACTTATCCTGCATTAAGGGATACGCTGAAAAAGCGCGAGCAGACATCTTCAACTGTTGTTTCTACTTCAAATTTGAACAATATTACAAATGAACATGGAACTATCTCCATCAAGAGTGAGATTGATGCTGAAAATCGAGCACGGTTGAAGGGTATGTCACCTGAAGAGATCATAGAGGCACAGGAGGAAATAACGCAGAAGATGAACCCTGCATTGGTAAACTTACTGAAAAAACGAGGTCAAGAAAAATTAAAGCAGAAACAACTTCCGAGTTCAGATGAAATTATGAGTGGTGAACTCAGTGATGCTCTTGGTGAGAGTCAATCTATCAAAAACACAAATGTCTCTCTTCATGCAAGGAATGACAGTGCTGATATGATGGCAGTTAATACCTCAACAGATACAAAGACCGGCCAAGATGATGATCTTGGCCCAGGCAAAGGTAGTTTGTGGAATAAGTGGAGTGAGAGAGTTGAGGCTGTTAGGAACATGAGGTTTTCTTTGGAGGGTAGTGTTATTGCAGACGAATCAGCGACTG GTGATATAAGTGGTGACAATAATGACAGTACTGTTAATGTCTCTGAACGCGATTTTTTGCGGACTGATGGTGACCCTGCTGCTGTGGGATACTCAATCAAAGAAGCTATAGAGCTCACCAGAAGTGTT ATTCCGGGACAACGGGCCCTTGCATTGCATCTTCTTGCCTCTATACTTGATAACGCAATACACAACATTCAGCAAAATCAAGTTGGGTGCACTATGAGAAGTTCTAACTTAATTGACAAACTGGTAGACTGGGAGGCTATTTGGGCTTATGCACTTGGCCCAGAACCGGAACTTGTTTTATCATTGAG GCTGTGTCTTGATGATAACCATAGATCAGTTGTTTTATCTTGTGCAAGAGTTATACAGTGTGCACTGAGTTGTGATTTGAATGAAAGTTTCTTTAATATTTCAGAG AAATTACCGACATATACCGGTGATATCTTTACCGGCCCTGTATTTCGAAGGAAACCAGAAATTGACGGCCGGTTCCTCCATGGTGGCTTTTGGAAGTACAGCGCTAAACCTTCTAACATTTTGACTTTCAGCGAAAATGTCAATGAAGATGAGACTGAAGGGGAACATACAATTCAGGACGATATTGTAATTGCCAGTCAAGATTTTACTGCTGGTTTAGTCAGGATGGGAATCCTTCCTAGGCTGCGGTATCTTCTAGAG GGTGATCATAATGCAGCCTTACACGAAAGCGTAGTTTCAATACTTGTTGCAATAGCTAGGCATTCCCCAACTTGTGCGAATGCAGTTATGAAGTGCCAAGGACTTGTCCATGCAGTTGTCCACAAATTTACTATGGGAGATACAacagaaattaatttttacaagATAAAATCTGTTACTCTTATAAAG GTACTGTTTCAAGCTGACAAGAAAAATTGCATTGAGTTCATGAACAATGAGTCCTTTCAGGCTTTGACTCAGAATCTGTTCCGATACACTTCCTCCCTTGATCACTGGATGGAGCATGGGAAGGAAAGTTGTAAACTGTCATCTGCTTTAATTGTTGAACAACTACGTCTTTGGAGGAGCTGCATCAATTATGGGTTTTGTATATCATACTTTTCAGATATCTTTCCTGCCTTGTGCTTGTGGTTGAATCCACCTACATTCAAAAAACTCAAGGAGAATAATGTTCTATGTGAGTTTGTTTCTATCTCTCGAGAGGCATATCTTGTGCTGGAGGCCTTGGCTAGAAAGCTTCCAAGTCTCCATTTACAGGAGGAACAGTACAATCAAATCGTACATTGTGCTAGTCATTTACAGGAAAACTGGTCTTGGAGTTTCGTTACCCCCATAGTCGATTTAGCTTTAAAGTGGATAGCACTAAAGAATGATCCATGCTTTGCTAAATACATTGAGGGGAAAAAAGGTACGGGGAGCTGCTACACTGCCCAAGATTTATCTAATAGTTCATTGTTGTGGGTGTTTTCAGCTGTCATGCATATGCTGTCAACATTGCTTGAAAAAGTGAAGCCAGCGGAGACCATGATGGCAGAAGGATATGACGAGCATGTACCATGGTTGCCCGAGTTTGTTCCTAAGATTGGActtgaaattgttaaaaaccagATCTTCAGCACCAGTCGTAGAGAAGAACCAGAACATTTCTATGAAGATGGTGCTTTTGTTGAGGATTTGTGTTTTTTGAGAAAGCAAAATGACGACGAATCTTCATTAGCTGCTGTATACTGCCTTCATGGTCTTCTTAGGGCTATAACTACAATTGATGACTTGATCAGATCGGCTAGAAGTGCAATCAGTAACCCTCCATCGCCAGGATATAGTTTCTCAAGAGAAGAGAAAATACTTGGCAATGGGATACTAAAAAGTTATCTTGTTGACTGGAGATACGTGCTCAATGTTTTCATGAAGTTGATAGAATCACAGTGGCATCTTCTGCAGTCCATTGAAACTTTTAAAAGAGGAGGACCTGCTCCAGGGGTTGGAGTTGGCTGGGGTGCTTCCGGTGGAGGATTTTGGTCGGTGCCTGTTTTGCTGGCTCAAGCAGATTCACGATTACTAATTGACATGGTTGAAATCTTCCAAATGATGTATAGCACAGAATTTCCAACAGATGAAGAGATGGCTTCTGCAATGCACATGCTTAACTCTATCTTAGAAGCATGTTTAACTTTTGGACCAAGGGATGGGGTTGTGATGGATAAAGCGTTACACTGTTTGCTTCAAGTCCCCGTTTTTAGGTATTTCAGTCTCTGTACCCAACATTTTATCAAAGTAAATAAGAAGATGAAACCATTTAGCTGGGAATATGAAGAAGAGGACTACTTGTTATACAGTACAATTTTGGCTTCTCACTTTAAAAAAAGATGGCTATCTGCCAAGCAAAAATTGAAAGTTAAGGATGAAAATAATACTTCTcggaacaaaagttttagaaaaGGCGGTGTTTCTCTGGAGACTATACACGAGGAATTTGAAACGTCAACAAGTATTAGCAGTCAAGAGTGGGCCCACCAGAGATTGCCGCTTCCTGCGCACTGGTATTTTAGTCCAATCTTAGGAATCAATGACCATATCGAAGTTGCTAAAGGGGGATTATTCTTTATATTAGCAATGGAAGTCATGTCGACATTCGTATCAAGTAATATCGACTCTCCCGTTTCCAGCATTCCTTTGGTATGGAAATTTCACTCATTATCAGTCGCATTACTTGCTTGTATGGATGTGCTTGACGATAAAAAGAGTAGGGATGTTTATGAAGCCTTGCAAGATATTTATGGTCAGCTTCTTGATAAAGCAAGATTTGCCAGGGACGAACATGTGAATTTATTATTGGATAAATCTGTTGTGGAGGTTTTGAGGTTTCAATCTGAGATCCATGAGAGCTATTCTACTTTTTTTGAGACACTTGTGGAGCAATTTTCCGCTGTATCTTATGGTGATGTAATTTTTGGTCGCCAAGTTTCCATATATTTACACCGTTCCACTGAAGCACCTGTTAGACTTCATGCGTGGAATGCACTATCCAATGCTTCTGTTCTTGAAATTCTTCCGCCGGTGGACCAATGCATTGGCGAGGGAGATGGGTATCTCGAACCTATTGAG GATAATGAAGACATTTTAGAAGCTTATGTGAAGTCTTGGGTTTCTGGCGCTCTGGACAGATCCTTTGTGCGAGGATCAATGGCATTCATTCTAGTTTTGCACCACCTTTCATCTTTCATCTTCCTTGTGTGTCATGATAAGATGTCAGTGAGAAATAAGCTTGTAAAGTCTCTACTGCGAGATTGCTCCCAGAAGCAAAAACACAAG GCAATGATGATGGAACTTGTAGAGTATAGTAAGGGATGCACATCTGAAATGCCCTTGCAGAGCAGCGATATCGGCAAAAGGTTTGAAATACTTGCCGAAGCTTGCGAGCGAGATTCGTTCCTTTTAACTCAAGTGGAGAATTTAAAGTCCGATTTTGTAAAGAAACACAATGTTGTGACATAA
- the LOC126656297 gene encoding UDP-glycosyltransferase 73C5-like — translation MASSNPKSQKLHFVLFPFMAQGHMIPMMDIAKVLAEQGIRVTIITTPLNAKRFRPLVVRAVDSGLRMRFIELEFPAEAAGLPKDCENWDMLPSLALRSKFFSATFRLQEPVERLLQEQVTPKPDCIISDLCLPYTAQVATKLGVPRISFTAFGCFYMSCMQKIRKFRVLENLKSDSEYFTVPELPHRIELTKKQVPGVVIDFSDIREQVAAAEKVTRGVIINSFEEMESAYVQEYRNVKGDKVWCLGPVSLYNKDQCDKIGRGDKSSIEESECMHFLDSQNPNSVLYVCFGSLCNIIASQLIELALGLEASKKPFIWVIRDKGSNYIEIEKWLQENDFEDRNKEKGLIIRGWAPQVVILSQPSIGGFLTHCGWNSTLEAISAGLPMVTWPRLADQFCNEKLIVDVLKIGVEVGAVKRENFKRAVDRLMDDEAEDTKDRRKRAMELSRLARETVQENGSSYLNMKLLINEIMQHKHV, via the coding sequence ATGGCTTCTTCCAATCCCAAATCCCAAAAGTTACACTTCGTCTTGTTTCCATTCATGGCACAAGGCCACATGATTCCCATGATGGACATTGCCAAAGTACTGGCTGAACAAGGCATCAGAGTTACAATAATCACAACACCCCTGAACGCCAAACGTTTCAGACCACTGGTCGTTCGAGCTGTAGACTCCGGCCTTCGAATGCGCTTCATCGAGCTTGAATTTCCAGCAGAAGCAGCAGGATTACCCAAAGATTGTGAGAACTGGGACATGCTGCCTTCATTAGCCTTACGGTCTAAATTTTTCTCCGCCACATTTCGGCTGCAAGAACCTGTGGAGCGATTACTTCAAGAACAAGTTACTCCAAAGCCTGATTGCATAATCTCTGATCTGTGTTTACCCTACACAGCTCAGGTTGCTACTAAGCTTGGTGTTCCAAGAATTTCTTTTACTGCCTTTGGTTGTTTCTACATGTCGTGCATGCAAAAAATACGCAAATTCAGGGTTCTTGAAAACTTGAAATCCGATTCGGAGTACTTCACTGTGCCGGAGCTGCCTCATCGAATCGAACTGACGAAAAAACAGGTTCCCGGAGTAGTAATTGACTTCAGCGATATCCGCGAGCAAGTGGCCGCGGCTGAAAAGGTGACACGCGGCGTGATTATCAACTCTTTCGAAGAAATGGAATCAGCTTATGTGCAAGAATACAGAAATGTAAAAGGAGACAAAGTATGGTGTCTGGGTCCGGTTTCATTATATAACAAAGACCAATGTGATAAGATTGGGAGAGGAGATAAATCTTCAATTGAAGAATCTGAGTGCATGCATTTTCTTGATTCACAAAACCCTAATTCTGTTTTATATGTGTGTTTCGGCAGTCTTTGTAACATAATAGCCAGTCAATTGATAGAGCTTGCTTTAGGGTTGGAAGCCTCAAAAAAACCCTTCATATGGGTTATAAGAGATAAAGGTTCAAACTATATAGAGATAGAAAAATGGTTACAAGAAAATGATTTTGAGgatagaaacaaagaaaaaggACTTATAATTAGAGGGTGGGCCCCACAAGTGGTGATTTTATCACAACCATCAATTGGAGGATTCTTAACCCATTGTGGTTGGAATTCAACACTGGAAGCCATAAGTGCTGGCCTTCCAATGGTGACGTGGCCACGCTTGGCTGACCAATTTTGCAATGAAAAGTTGATAGTGGATGTGTTAAAAATTGGGGTAGAAGTTGGGGCtgtaaaaagagaaaattttaaaagagcTGTTGATAGGTTGATGGATGATGAAGCAGAAGATACCAAAGATAGAAGGAAAAGAGCCATGGAGCTTAGCAGATTGGCCAGAGAAACAGTACAAGAAAATGGTTCTTCTTATCTTAACATGAAATTGCTCATAAATGAAATTATGCAGCACAAACATGTTTAG